A single genomic interval of Musa acuminata AAA Group cultivar baxijiao chromosome BXJ3-4, Cavendish_Baxijiao_AAA, whole genome shotgun sequence harbors:
- the LOC135635296 gene encoding uncharacterized protein LOC135635296 produces MAYERRQSSVCAAFTLSPLPYHVLLILLMVLGLLSLSWFFHYESFIDDAEEQMSWALLVIPVLLILVIRWLSSIERLDDSLLGLFSYDHRRRSYYNGSNERPQVGSSPWGVAAVVVLLLILVYFQSSFQDMWGP; encoded by the coding sequence ATGGCATATGAAAGAAGACAGTCCTCAGTGTGTGCTGCCTTCACGCTGTCGCCTCTTCCATATCATGTGCTGCTGATACTGCTAATGGTCCTCGGCCTCCTAAGTCTATCATGGTTCTTCCACTACGAGTCCTTCATCGACGACGCAGAGGAGCAAATGAGTTGGGCGCTCCTGGTGATCCCGGTGTTGCTTATCCTTGTCATCCGATGGCTGTCCTCGATCGAGAGGCTTGATGACAGCCTGCTTGGCCTCTTCTCGTACGACCATCGCCGGAGGAGCTACTACAACGGCAGCAACGAACGACCGCAGGTGGGAAGCTCGCCGTGGGGCGTCGCGGCAGTCGTCGTCTTGTTGCTGATCCTCGTCTACTTCCAGTCTAGTTTTCAGGATATGTGGGGGCCTTGa